The Kordia sp. SMS9 genome window below encodes:
- a CDS encoding tail fiber domain-containing protein, protein MKKIMLPIVLFFAAFTFAQNQSNGAVASSITSPATGEIFRFGPGLVTQLDSGFGFGFTNDRWFSLGRFNAGSQNVYGLRFQLPNRSILMGYQDINDTNPRIQWIRDGFSTDTDLEFRVSNSFTSTSSTLVATMTNDGTTFFGNPLGITNTKVGIDYTDISSSTRSGITVENKAGTSGTSTGVSVINNAGGYAMRGIDINQSGSTFASTGINIRMNNSAAIYSGIDAFVNQVSSASSTGSTFGVRGEITSSVPISTFGAGIYGSATGTNPNWYAGYFNGNVFTTGMYLSSDKKLKEQVETEENVLEKIMELNAVTYMYKENDQLNLPAALQHGFIAQDIEEVFPELVTTIKKPIFDKENNIEGEYEYKAVNYIGLISVLTSSIQELNEKVARLENEKNERNVSEDVDSLDEADFSMEQNIPNPFNNSATIRYTLPENVKANITIFDMAGKYIREYDLSNTKGQLVINSNEIGKGMFLYSLISGGEIIMTKKMIVK, encoded by the coding sequence ATGAAAAAAATTATGTTACCTATCGTGTTATTTTTTGCAGCATTCACATTTGCGCAAAATCAATCAAATGGTGCTGTGGCATCATCAATTACAAGTCCAGCAACAGGCGAAATATTTAGATTTGGTCCAGGGTTGGTTACACAACTAGATTCAGGATTTGGTTTTGGATTTACGAATGATCGCTGGTTTTCCTTAGGTCGATTCAATGCTGGAAGTCAAAATGTATACGGATTACGATTTCAGTTACCCAACCGATCCATTTTGATGGGATATCAAGATATCAACGATACAAATCCAAGAATTCAATGGATTCGTGATGGTTTTTCTACTGATACAGATTTGGAATTTAGAGTGTCCAATAGTTTTACGTCTACGAGTTCAACGTTGGTAGCAACGATGACAAATGATGGAACCACATTTTTTGGAAATCCCTTAGGAATTACAAATACGAAAGTAGGAATTGATTATACGGATATTTCAAGTTCTACGCGTTCAGGAATCACTGTGGAAAATAAAGCGGGAACAAGTGGTACTTCTACAGGAGTTAGTGTCATAAACAATGCAGGCGGATATGCTATGCGTGGTATTGATATCAACCAAAGTGGAAGTACATTTGCAAGTACAGGAATCAATATAAGAATGAACAATTCAGCTGCTATTTATAGTGGAATTGATGCGTTTGTGAATCAGGTGAGTTCTGCAAGTAGCACTGGAAGTACATTTGGTGTTCGTGGAGAAATTACTAGCAGTGTTCCTATCTCCACATTTGGAGCAGGTATTTATGGAAGCGCCACAGGGACAAATCCAAACTGGTATGCAGGCTATTTTAATGGAAACGTTTTTACAACGGGAATGTATTTATCTTCTGATAAAAAATTAAAAGAACAAGTTGAAACAGAAGAAAATGTATTAGAGAAAATCATGGAGTTGAATGCGGTAACGTATATGTATAAAGAAAATGATCAGTTAAACTTACCAGCAGCATTACAACACGGATTTATTGCACAAGACATAGAAGAAGTGTTCCCAGAATTGGTAACCACGATCAAAAAGCCAATATTTGATAAAGAAAATAATATAGAAGGCGAGTACGAATACAAAGCGGTAAATTACATCGGATTGATCTCCGTACTAACCTCAAGTATTCAAGAATTAAACGAAAAAGTAGCTAGGTTAGAAAATGAAAAGAACGAACGAAATGTTTCGGAAGATGTAGATTCACTAGATGAAGCTGATTTTTCTATGGAGCAAAACATTCCAAATCCGTTCAATAACAGCGCGACGATTCGATATACCTTGCCAGAGAATGTAAAAGCAAACATTACTATTTTTGACATGGCTGGGAAGTATATCAGAGAATATGATCTTTCAAATACAAAAGGGCAATTGGTAATCAACTCCAATGAAATTGGAAAAGGAATGTTTTTATACAGTTTAATTTCTGGTGGCGAAATTATCATGACGAAGAAAATGATTGTGAAGTAA
- a CDS encoding tail fiber domain-containing protein, translating to MKKVTLLIMLFSCALIFAQNESSGGIATTITTPSPISGETFRFGPGIVTQLDSGSGFGFTNDRWFSMGRLFTGSQNVYGLRFQLPNRAITLGYQDLNDTNPRIQWIGASSFSGTDLEFRAANSFTSTSSTLVATMTNDGKTFFGKPFTSTGSSTRVGVDYTDISSGSRTGVEVQNTSGSSGSATGFRSVNNVSCYVKTGLSISSSGGAYGDTGVSVSLRDGFYSSGVSAFVTANGGYTYGVSGRITLPSGVTSNSFGAGIYGNSAAVTNRFAGYFDGNVTVNGMFTSSDKKLKKEIETEENVLEKVMELDAVTYKFKANDQLNLPQELQHGFIAQNIEEVFPELVTTIKKPIIDKDNKMTGEYEYKAVNYIGLISVLTSSIQELNEKVATLENEKRENASKENLLEEVEGATFSMEQNVPNPFNSRATIRYTLPENAKANITIFDMTGKYIREYDLSNAKGQLVISSDEIGKGMFLYSLISGGEIIMTKKMIVK from the coding sequence ATGAAAAAAGTTACATTACTTATTATGTTATTTTCATGTGCATTAATCTTTGCACAAAATGAATCATCAGGCGGTATCGCTACTACGATTACAACTCCTAGTCCAATCTCAGGAGAAACGTTCAGATTTGGTCCTGGTATTGTCACACAGTTAGATTCGGGAAGTGGCTTTGGATTTACAAATGATCGATGGTTTTCAATGGGAAGATTATTTACAGGAAGTCAAAATGTATATGGATTGCGTTTTCAGTTGCCAAACAGAGCAATTACCTTGGGATATCAAGATTTAAATGATACAAATCCAAGAATTCAATGGATTGGTGCTTCTTCTTTTTCTGGAACCGATTTAGAATTTAGAGCCGCCAATAGTTTTACTTCTACAAGTTCTACTCTTGTCGCAACCATGACCAATGACGGAAAGACCTTTTTTGGGAAGCCATTTACTAGTACAGGTTCATCCACAAGAGTAGGTGTGGACTACACGGATATATCCAGTGGAAGTCGTACAGGAGTTGAAGTACAAAACACATCGGGTTCCAGTGGATCCGCTACAGGATTCAGATCTGTCAATAATGTATCATGCTATGTAAAAACAGGACTTTCGATTTCAAGTTCTGGTGGCGCGTATGGTGATACTGGTGTAAGTGTGAGTCTAAGAGATGGGTTTTACAGTTCAGGTGTAAGTGCATTTGTAACGGCTAATGGTGGATATACGTATGGAGTTAGTGGAAGAATTACACTTCCTTCAGGAGTAACTTCCAATAGTTTTGGCGCAGGAATCTATGGAAATTCGGCAGCAGTTACGAATCGTTTTGCAGGGTATTTTGATGGAAATGTAACGGTGAACGGAATGTTTACCTCTTCTGATAAAAAATTAAAAAAAGAAATTGAAACAGAAGAAAATGTACTCGAGAAAGTTATGGAATTGGATGCTGTAACGTATAAGTTTAAAGCAAACGACCAGTTAAATCTTCCACAAGAATTGCAACACGGTTTCATTGCGCAAAATATAGAAGAAGTATTCCCAGAATTGGTGACTACGATCAAAAAGCCGATTATTGACAAAGACAATAAAATGACAGGTGAGTACGAATATAAAGCGGTAAATTACATCGGATTGATCTCCGTATTGACATCAAGTATTCAAGAATTGAACGAAAAAGTAGCTACTTTAGAAAATGAGAAAAGAGAAAATGCTTCTAAAGAAAACTTACTTGAAGAAGTGGAAGGTGCAACTTTTTCCATGGAACAAAATGTGCCAAATCCGTTCAATAGTAGAGCGACGATTCGGTATACTTTGCCAGAGAATGCAAAAGCAAACATTACTATTTTCGATATGACAGGAAAGTATATCCGTGAGTACGATCTGTCGAATGCAAAAGGGCAACTCGTTATTAGTTCAGATGAAATTGGAAAAGGAATGTTTTTATACAGTTTAATTTCTGGTGGCGAAATCATCATGACGAAGAAAATGATTGTGAAATAA
- a CDS encoding DUF1684 domain-containing protein has product MKKSFLILFVVLLQISCAKKRPAVIGETEFQQELNADFKDASKSPLKAKDLKTFEALDFFPVDNSYRVNAMLETTPNSPVFTMPATKEKTSKYRRFGILTFTLKGKEFSLEVYRNQDLMKTEKYKNHLFLPFTDETNGFASYGGGRYIDLEIPLGNLIQIDFNKAYNPYCAYNDTYSCPIPPRVNFLQTEIKAGVKSFDKH; this is encoded by the coding sequence ATGAAAAAAAGTTTCCTAATTCTTTTTGTTGTGCTATTACAAATAAGTTGTGCTAAAAAACGACCGGCAGTCATTGGCGAAACCGAATTTCAGCAAGAACTAAATGCCGATTTTAAAGATGCTTCTAAATCTCCGCTGAAAGCCAAAGATTTAAAAACGTTTGAAGCCTTGGATTTTTTCCCAGTAGATAATTCGTATAGAGTGAACGCTATGTTAGAAACAACGCCCAATTCGCCTGTGTTTACCATGCCAGCAACCAAAGAGAAAACTTCAAAATATAGACGCTTTGGCATTCTGACTTTTACTTTGAAAGGGAAAGAGTTTTCATTGGAAGTCTACCGCAATCAGGACTTGATGAAAACTGAAAAATATAAGAATCACCTGTTTTTGCCGTTTACGGATGAAACGAATGGCTTTGCTTCGTACGGTGGCGGACGCTACATTGATCTGGAAATTCCATTAGGCAATCTGATTCAAATTGATTTTAATAAAGCGTACAATCCATATTGTGCATACAATGATACCTATTCGTGTCCTATCCCGCCAAGGGTAAACTTTTTACAAACAGAGATAAAAGCTGGTGTAAAATCGTTTGATAAACATTAG
- the crcB gene encoding fluoride efflux transporter CrcB — protein sequence MKQLLLVFLGGGFGSAMRFLLGKYLNSSATGIPYGTFAANILGSLLIGIILGVAAKNEAINDQYTLLLATGFCGGFTTFSTFAYENHVFLKSGDFMTFFLYTIASFIIGFAAVFLGIFLVKYV from the coding sequence ATGAAACAACTCTTATTAGTTTTCCTTGGCGGCGGATTTGGAAGTGCAATGCGTTTTTTATTGGGAAAATATTTGAATAGTTCTGCCACAGGAATTCCCTATGGAACCTTTGCAGCGAACATTTTAGGGAGTTTACTAATCGGAATCATCTTAGGAGTAGCCGCTAAAAATGAAGCGATCAACGATCAATATACCTTATTACTCGCCACAGGATTTTGTGGTGGTTTTACAACATTTTCCACATTTGCGTACGAAAATCACGTTTTTTTAAAGTCGGGCGACTTTATGACGTTCTTCTTGTACACTATTGCAAGTTTTATCATTGGATTTGCAGCCGTCTTTTTAGGAATATTTTTGGTGAAATATGTCTAA